A single genomic interval of Nonomuraea rubra harbors:
- a CDS encoding DUF4253 domain-containing protein, protein MSDHRLPRELGPLFADGGRGRRLPVALPPGDVVWPDPGYTGQGVPARPAFWMSDEPVAGADWTLLREWHAHSGLWPLLLDESAQPWSVGQIVPDDPRQIDHFTAEGFMAEVWQEWVAQMPPDALEELEPYGAICPGLAAPGVLKADPGAVADWLAGELAARGMPLGLVAAGRGADALAVMGWQGALHHNEWMVPMAAVVRSWEDRFGARVVGVGFNTLELSVAAPPADHEHALHVAAEHWAFCPDNVVQGPGDLQGYAAQITGRHAWSFWWD, encoded by the coding sequence ATGAGCGATCATCGGCTGCCACGCGAGCTGGGCCCCCTGTTCGCCGACGGCGGCAGGGGGCGCCGGCTGCCCGTGGCCCTGCCTCCCGGTGACGTGGTCTGGCCGGATCCCGGCTACACCGGGCAGGGGGTGCCGGCGCGGCCGGCGTTCTGGATGAGCGACGAGCCGGTGGCCGGCGCGGACTGGACGCTGCTGCGCGAGTGGCACGCGCACAGCGGCCTGTGGCCGCTGCTGCTGGACGAGTCGGCGCAGCCCTGGAGCGTGGGGCAGATCGTGCCGGACGACCCCCGCCAGATCGACCACTTCACCGCCGAGGGCTTCATGGCGGAGGTGTGGCAGGAGTGGGTGGCGCAGATGCCGCCCGACGCGCTGGAGGAGCTGGAGCCGTACGGCGCGATCTGCCCGGGCCTGGCGGCTCCGGGGGTGCTGAAGGCCGACCCCGGGGCGGTCGCCGACTGGCTGGCGGGCGAGCTGGCGGCCAGGGGCATGCCGCTCGGCCTGGTAGCGGCGGGCCGGGGCGCGGACGCGCTGGCGGTGATGGGCTGGCAGGGGGCGCTGCACCACAACGAGTGGATGGTGCCGATGGCGGCGGTGGTGCGGAGCTGGGAGGACCGGTTCGGCGCGCGGGTGGTGGGCGTCGGGTTCAACACGCTGGAGCTCAGCGTGGCGGCGCCGCCTGCCGATCACGAGCACGCGCTGCACGTGGCGGCCGAGCACTGGGCGTTCTGCCCCGACAACGTGGTGCAGGGGCCGGGTGATCTGCAGGGGTACGCCGCCCAGATCACGGGCCGTCACGCATGGTCCTTCTGGTGGGACTGA
- a CDS encoding HAD family hydrolase: protein MLLFDAVLTDFDGVLRHFDHAAQADIEARYGLPLMKTAFDPELILPPTLGHVTEAQWAESIVAALGGDERARQAVAEFIEIGFWVDEQVKELLARAQEHVPVIIVTNAMDTLEEHIDRLGLTYFADDVVSSARVGVAKPDPRIYEIAAERAGAEPGRCLFVDDRLPNVEAARALGMTGIHYRTFQDLAAVLG from the coding sequence GTGCTCCTCTTCGACGCGGTTCTCACCGACTTCGACGGCGTGCTGCGCCACTTCGACCACGCCGCCCAGGCCGACATCGAGGCCCGCTACGGCCTGCCCCTGATGAAGACGGCCTTCGACCCCGAGCTGATCCTGCCGCCGACGCTCGGCCACGTCACCGAGGCGCAGTGGGCGGAGTCGATCGTGGCGGCGCTCGGCGGCGACGAGCGCGCGCGGCAGGCCGTGGCCGAGTTCATCGAGATCGGCTTCTGGGTGGACGAGCAGGTCAAGGAGCTGCTGGCCAGGGCGCAGGAGCACGTGCCGGTGATCATCGTGACCAACGCCATGGACACGCTGGAGGAGCACATCGACCGGCTCGGGCTGACGTACTTCGCCGACGACGTGGTCAGCAGCGCCAGGGTCGGCGTGGCCAAGCCCGACCCGCGCATCTACGAGATCGCCGCGGAGCGGGCCGGGGCCGAGCCCGGGCGCTGCCTGTTCGTCGACGACCGGCTGCCGAACGTGGAGGCCGCCAGGGCGCTTGGCATGACCGGCATCCACTACCGGACCTTTCAGGATCTGGCGGCCGTGCTGGGCTAG
- a CDS encoding TenA family protein, which translates to MSEQTFSEWLRQQCEPEWTAVVTHPFATAITEGTVAGDDMRRYLEQDFQFVDSFTALLGAAVAAADTFEARVPYGTFLGQVATTEEKTYFHRALAELGGRTEVPLEPVTAAFRRLMDEVRVSQDYLLIAAVLCVAEWCYLGWASRAAGPPPESFVHREWIELHEGEEFRAWVAFLRGELDRLGEGLGEERRREVLGVFRRAVELELAFFDMAAG; encoded by the coding sequence ATGAGTGAGCAGACGTTCAGCGAGTGGCTGAGGCAGCAGTGCGAGCCCGAGTGGACGGCGGTGGTGACGCACCCGTTCGCGACGGCGATCACCGAGGGAACGGTGGCCGGCGATGACATGCGGCGCTACCTGGAGCAGGACTTCCAGTTCGTGGACTCCTTCACGGCACTGCTCGGCGCGGCCGTGGCCGCCGCCGACACGTTCGAGGCGCGGGTGCCGTACGGCACGTTCCTCGGGCAGGTGGCGACCACCGAGGAGAAGACGTACTTCCACCGGGCGCTGGCCGAGCTGGGCGGGCGGACCGAGGTGCCGCTGGAGCCGGTGACGGCGGCGTTCAGGCGGCTCATGGACGAGGTGCGGGTGTCGCAGGACTACCTGCTGATCGCCGCCGTGCTGTGCGTGGCCGAGTGGTGCTACCTCGGCTGGGCCTCGCGGGCGGCCGGGCCGCCGCCGGAGAGCTTCGTGCACCGGGAGTGGATCGAGCTGCACGAGGGCGAGGAGTTCCGCGCCTGGGTGGCCTTCCTGCGCGGGGAGCTCGACCGGCTGGGCGAGGGGCTGGGCGAGGAGCGGCGCCGGGAGGTGCTGGGCGTCTTCCGCCGGGCCGTGGAGCTGGAGCTGGCCTTCTTCGACATGGCCGCCGGCTAG
- a CDS encoding TIGR03118 family protein, with protein sequence MSDVQGKAPVTDPKVVNPWGLAMGKTLWVSNTGTGSATVYSGTGKKEKTEVAIPGGAPTGQVFNPGEGFTVKGKPATFIFSSPSGAISGWNAEADPANAIIAAFTRGADYKGLELVQTEDEAFLLAADFASGRIHAFDEDFRRIPLGRSQFRDRALPRGYNAYNVAVANGNIWVAYALRDPSTGKPVFGNGKGFVSRFNASGRLTGRISRVGLNAPWGITAAPKGWNRSEYRNALLVGNFGDGTVHAYRSGRHLGSLRTSEGKPIVLPGLWDLEPGTAATGGESSLWFSAGIDGTKHGLIGVIAPQGTKVSSNGAASTPSSSPTHPSGHQSSAPNTQPPSQNPYGGY encoded by the coding sequence GTGTCGGACGTTCAGGGCAAAGCCCCGGTCACCGACCCCAAGGTCGTCAACCCGTGGGGCCTGGCCATGGGCAAGACACTGTGGGTCTCGAACACCGGCACCGGTAGCGCCACCGTCTACTCCGGCACGGGCAAGAAGGAGAAGACGGAGGTCGCCATCCCTGGCGGAGCCCCGACCGGCCAGGTGTTCAACCCCGGCGAGGGCTTCACCGTCAAGGGCAAGCCCGCCACCTTCATCTTCTCCAGCCCGAGCGGCGCCATCAGCGGCTGGAACGCGGAGGCCGACCCGGCCAACGCGATCATCGCGGCGTTCACCCGCGGCGCCGACTACAAGGGGCTGGAACTCGTCCAGACCGAGGACGAGGCGTTCCTGCTGGCCGCCGACTTCGCCAGCGGGCGCATCCACGCCTTCGACGAGGACTTCAGGCGCATCCCGCTGGGCCGGTCGCAGTTCAGGGACCGGGCACTGCCGAGGGGCTACAACGCCTACAACGTGGCGGTGGCCAACGGCAACATCTGGGTCGCCTACGCCCTGCGCGACCCGAGCACCGGCAAGCCCGTGTTCGGCAACGGCAAGGGCTTCGTCAGCCGCTTCAACGCCAGCGGACGCCTGACCGGCCGCATCTCCCGCGTCGGTCTGAACGCCCCCTGGGGGATCACGGCCGCGCCCAAGGGCTGGAACCGGAGCGAGTACCGGAACGCGCTGCTGGTCGGCAACTTCGGCGACGGCACCGTCCACGCCTACCGCAGCGGCCGGCACCTGGGCTCGCTGCGCACGTCCGAGGGCAAGCCGATCGTGCTGCCCGGCCTCTGGGACCTCGAGCCGGGCACCGCCGCCACCGGCGGCGAGAGCTCGCTGTGGTTCTCCGCCGGCATCGACGGCACCAAGCACGGCCTGATCGGAGTCATCGCCCCGCAGGGCACGAAGGTGAGCTCCAACGGTGCGGCGAGCACGCCGTCGAGCAGCCCGACGCACCCCTCGGGCCACCAGTCGAGCGCCCCGAATACCCAGCCGCCCTCCCAGAATCCCTACGGCGGGTACTGA
- the ppgK gene encoding polyphosphate--glucose phosphotransferase: MNVLGIDIGGSGIKGAPVDTEAGELLEERLRIPTPEPSSPDAVAGVVRTITEHFGWTGPVGVTFPGVVVDGVIRSAANVDRSWVGVDAARLFGGATVLNDADAAGLAEVRFGEGKGHRGTILVLTFGTGIGSALFVDGTLVPNTELGHLELNGKEAEHHASDRAREKHDLGWDKWAERVEEYLRHVEMLFTPSLIVIGGGVSKKAQKFLPHVHLATPVVPAALQNQAGIIGVAHAAAGRVQTVR; encoded by the coding sequence ATGAACGTGCTGGGCATCGACATCGGCGGCTCGGGCATCAAGGGCGCGCCGGTCGACACAGAGGCCGGTGAGCTGCTGGAAGAGCGGCTGCGCATCCCCACTCCCGAGCCGTCGTCGCCGGACGCGGTGGCCGGGGTGGTGCGAACCATCACCGAACATTTCGGTTGGACCGGTCCGGTCGGGGTCACCTTCCCCGGGGTCGTCGTGGACGGCGTGATCAGGTCGGCCGCCAACGTGGATCGTTCCTGGGTCGGCGTCGACGCGGCGCGGCTGTTCGGCGGGGCCACGGTGCTCAACGACGCCGACGCCGCCGGCCTGGCCGAGGTGCGCTTCGGCGAGGGGAAGGGGCACCGGGGGACCATCCTGGTGCTGACGTTCGGCACCGGGATCGGCAGCGCCCTGTTCGTGGACGGGACCCTGGTGCCCAACACCGAGCTGGGGCACCTGGAGCTGAACGGCAAGGAGGCCGAGCACCACGCCTCGGACCGGGCCAGGGAGAAGCACGACCTGGGCTGGGACAAGTGGGCGGAGCGGGTGGAGGAGTACCTGCGCCACGTCGAGATGTTGTTCACGCCGTCGCTGATCGTGATCGGCGGGGGCGTCAGCAAGAAGGCGCAGAAGTTCCTGCCGCACGTGCACCTCGCCACGCCCGTGGTGCCCGCCGCCCTGCAGAACCAGGCGGGCATCATCGGCGTCGCCCACGCGGCCGCGGGCCGGGTGCAGACCGTCCGCTGA
- a CDS encoding MarR family winged helix-turn-helix transcriptional regulator codes for MTQEDATRTIGYQLKRVQAALRAAMDGALRAHGLTTPQYACMELLGRQPRLSNAELARGAFVTRQSMNVVLRNLEDAGLVSRPSTAPSGRALPTRLTEAGERTLEAARADVLAIERRMTAGLDRAQAEVLLRQLDDMADALSGPA; via the coding sequence ATGACACAAGAGGACGCCACCCGCACGATCGGCTACCAGCTCAAGCGGGTCCAGGCCGCCCTGCGCGCCGCCATGGACGGCGCCTTGCGCGCGCACGGGCTCACCACGCCGCAGTACGCGTGCATGGAGCTGCTCGGGCGGCAGCCCAGGCTGTCGAACGCGGAGCTGGCCCGAGGCGCGTTCGTGACGCGCCAGTCGATGAACGTGGTCCTGCGGAACCTGGAGGACGCGGGGCTGGTGTCGCGGCCCTCGACCGCGCCGTCGGGCCGCGCGCTGCCCACGCGGCTGACGGAGGCGGGGGAACGGACCCTGGAGGCGGCCAGGGCCGACGTGCTGGCGATCGAGCGCCGGATGACGGCCGGGCTGGACCGGGCCCAGGCGGAGGTGCTGCTGAGGCAGCTCGACGACATGGCCGACGCCCTCTCGGGCCCGGCCTGA
- a CDS encoding VOC family protein, with product MTVTGIDFVALQVRDLERAAAFYEKHLGLVRNPAAPPHAVVFATEPIAFAVREPLPGVELPERPGAGVALWLKAGDAQRLHDDLQAAGVPIVTPPVDGPFGRTFSFEGPEGYVITIHDR from the coding sequence ATGACTGTCACCGGAATCGACTTCGTCGCGCTGCAGGTCCGGGATCTCGAGCGGGCCGCCGCGTTCTACGAGAAGCACCTCGGTCTCGTCCGCAATCCCGCCGCCCCGCCGCACGCCGTCGTGTTCGCCACCGAGCCCATCGCCTTCGCCGTACGGGAGCCGCTGCCCGGCGTCGAGCTGCCGGAGCGGCCCGGGGCCGGCGTGGCGCTCTGGCTCAAGGCCGGCGACGCCCAGCGGCTGCACGACGACCTCCAGGCGGCGGGCGTGCCGATCGTGACCCCGCCCGTGGACGGCCCCTTCGGGCGGACGTTCAGCTTCGAGGGCCCCGAGGGTTACGTGATCACGATTCACGATCGCTAG
- the hrpA gene encoding ATP-dependent RNA helicase HrpA, with the protein MGTPSLSSPLAELQSRLPDLMPRDQRRLRRRLDGMRRVRSRDARDKIAAEILADLERAEQRLVRRREAVPVVKYPENLPVSQRKDDILEAIRDHQVVIIAGETGSGKTTQIPKICLELGRGVRGLIGHTQPRRIAARTVAERIAEELGTGLGEVVGYKVRFTDQASDRTLVKLMTDGILLAELQNDRLLDQYDTLIIDEAHERSLNIDFILGYLKQLLPQRPDLKVVITSATIDPERFSRHFDDAPIIEVSGRTYPVEVRYRPLEEDDDQTQGIVDACRELIGEGPGDILVFLSGEREIRDAADALAKAEFRNTEILPLYARLSAAEQHRVFQRHTGRRIVLATNVAETSLTVPGIKYVVDPGFARISRYSHRTKVQRLPIEPISQASANQRKGRSGRTSDGICIRLYEEEDFLGRPEFTDPEILRTNLASVILQMTSIGLGDIEAFPFVEPPDRRQVKDGVNLLHELGAFDAQNKLTGVGRKLAQLPVDPRLGRMVLEAEKNGCLREVMVIAAALSIQDPRERPSDKQQQADEKHRRFADPESDFLAYLNLWNYLREKQQELSSSAFRRLCKAEFLNYLRVREWQDIYSQVRQSLGAQPNSGPADPYHVHASLLVGLLSHIGVKDVMEKRGADGRRPIQEYLGARNARFAIFPGSALAKKQPQWVMSAELVETSRLWARVNAKIEPDWVEPLAQHLVKRTYSEPHWEKNQGAVIALEKVTLYGVPLVTGRKVNYGRIDPDLSRELFIRHALVEGDWDTHHQFLRDNRRLLGEVEELENRARRRDIMVDDEALFDFYDQRVPAEVVSARHFDSWWKKARQEQPDLLTFSPEMLVNEGADISARDYPDTWKQLGQRMRLTYQFEPGADADGVTVHVPLQVLNQVNSDGFDWQIPGLREELITALIRSLPKNVRRNFVPAPNYAKQVLAGVKQGGEPLLEAVERELLRLTGIRVPRDAWQLDQVPDHLRITYRVIDERKRTVAEDKDLDALKRRLAPRLRQTLSQAGDDLEQTGLHTWSFGTLPKVFEQGRMKGYPALVDAGDSVSIKIFETQAEQRRSHWPGVRRLLLLNVTNPAKSLLGGLSNQAKLALSRSPHGGAVALFDDVVNAAVDKLMLDAGGPAWDPVGFDRLYQHVRAHLYDTARDVLARVEQILSVWHESNVRLDALRASAATQDVRDQLGKLVYKGFVTATGYRRLPDLLRYIRAIDRRLTKLPEEPWRDQEWMDRVHKVEDDYHDVLDRLHPARRGDPDVVEIRWMIEELRVSFFAQTLGTPTPVSEKRIAKALEKLTP; encoded by the coding sequence ATGGGAACGCCTTCGTTGTCCTCTCCACTCGCCGAGCTCCAGTCCCGCCTGCCCGACCTCATGCCGCGAGACCAGCGGCGGTTGCGGCGCAGGCTCGACGGCATGCGCCGCGTGCGCTCCCGCGACGCGCGCGACAAGATCGCCGCGGAGATCCTGGCCGACCTGGAGCGGGCGGAACAGCGACTGGTACGGCGCCGCGAAGCCGTACCGGTAGTGAAATATCCGGAAAACCTGCCTGTATCGCAGCGCAAGGACGACATCCTGGAGGCCATCCGCGACCACCAGGTCGTGATCATCGCGGGCGAGACGGGCTCCGGCAAGACCACCCAGATCCCCAAGATCTGCCTGGAGCTGGGCCGGGGCGTACGCGGGCTGATCGGTCACACCCAGCCCCGCCGCATCGCCGCCCGCACGGTCGCCGAGCGCATCGCCGAGGAGCTCGGCACCGGCCTCGGCGAGGTGGTCGGCTACAAGGTGCGCTTCACCGACCAGGCGAGCGACCGCACCCTGGTCAAGCTCATGACCGACGGCATCCTGCTGGCCGAGCTGCAGAACGACCGCCTGCTCGACCAGTACGACACGCTGATCATCGACGAGGCCCACGAGCGCAGCCTCAACATCGACTTCATCCTCGGCTACCTGAAACAGCTCCTGCCCCAGCGCCCCGACCTCAAGGTCGTCATCACCAGCGCCACGATCGACCCCGAGCGCTTCTCCCGCCACTTCGACGACGCGCCGATCATCGAGGTGTCCGGCCGCACGTACCCGGTGGAGGTGCGCTACCGGCCGCTGGAGGAGGACGACGACCAGACGCAGGGCATCGTGGACGCCTGCCGCGAGCTGATCGGCGAGGGGCCCGGCGACATCCTGGTGTTCCTGTCGGGCGAGCGGGAGATCCGCGACGCCGCCGACGCGCTGGCCAAGGCCGAGTTCCGCAACACCGAGATCCTGCCGCTCTACGCCCGCCTCAGCGCCGCCGAGCAGCACCGCGTCTTCCAGCGCCACACCGGCCGCCGCATCGTGCTGGCCACCAACGTCGCCGAGACCTCGCTCACCGTCCCGGGCATCAAGTACGTCGTCGACCCCGGCTTCGCCCGCATCTCCCGCTACAGCCACCGCACCAAGGTGCAGCGCCTGCCGATCGAGCCCATCTCGCAGGCCAGCGCCAACCAGCGCAAGGGCCGCTCCGGGCGTACCTCCGACGGCATCTGCATCCGGCTCTACGAGGAGGAGGACTTCCTCGGCCGGCCGGAGTTCACCGACCCCGAGATCCTGCGGACGAACCTGGCCTCGGTCATCCTCCAGATGACCTCGATCGGGCTGGGCGACATCGAGGCGTTCCCGTTCGTCGAGCCGCCGGACCGCCGCCAGGTCAAGGACGGCGTCAACCTGCTGCACGAGCTGGGCGCGTTCGACGCCCAGAACAAGCTCACCGGCGTCGGCCGCAAGCTCGCCCAGCTCCCCGTGGACCCGCGCCTGGGCCGCATGGTCCTGGAGGCCGAGAAGAACGGCTGCCTGCGCGAGGTCATGGTGATCGCCGCCGCCCTGTCCATCCAGGACCCGCGCGAGCGCCCCTCCGACAAGCAGCAGCAGGCCGACGAGAAACACCGCCGCTTCGCCGACCCCGAGTCCGACTTCCTGGCCTACCTCAACCTGTGGAACTACCTGCGCGAGAAGCAGCAGGAGCTGTCCTCCAGCGCGTTCCGGCGGTTGTGCAAGGCCGAGTTCCTCAACTACCTGCGCGTACGCGAGTGGCAGGACATCTACAGCCAGGTACGCCAGTCGCTCGGCGCCCAGCCCAACAGCGGCCCGGCCGACCCGTACCACGTGCACGCCTCGCTGCTCGTCGGCCTGCTGTCGCACATCGGCGTCAAGGACGTCATGGAGAAGCGCGGCGCCGACGGCCGCAGGCCGATCCAGGAGTACCTGGGCGCCCGCAACGCCCGCTTCGCCATCTTCCCCGGCTCGGCACTGGCCAAGAAGCAGCCGCAGTGGGTCATGTCGGCCGAGCTCGTGGAGACCTCCCGCCTGTGGGCCCGGGTCAACGCCAAGATCGAGCCCGACTGGGTCGAGCCGCTCGCGCAGCACCTCGTCAAGCGCACCTACTCCGAGCCGCACTGGGAGAAGAACCAGGGCGCCGTGATCGCCCTGGAGAAGGTCACCCTGTACGGCGTGCCGCTGGTCACCGGCCGCAAGGTCAACTACGGCCGCATCGACCCCGACCTGTCGCGCGAGCTGTTCATCAGGCACGCGCTGGTCGAGGGCGACTGGGACACCCACCACCAGTTCCTCAGGGACAACCGCCGCCTGCTCGGCGAGGTCGAGGAACTGGAGAACCGCGCCCGCCGCCGCGACATCATGGTGGACGACGAGGCCCTGTTCGACTTCTACGACCAGCGGGTGCCGGCCGAGGTGGTCTCGGCCCGCCACTTCGACTCCTGGTGGAAGAAGGCCAGGCAGGAGCAGCCCGACCTGCTCACGTTCTCGCCGGAGATGCTGGTCAACGAGGGCGCCGACATCAGCGCCCGCGACTACCCCGACACCTGGAAACAGCTCGGCCAGCGGATGCGGCTGACCTACCAGTTCGAGCCGGGCGCCGACGCCGACGGTGTCACCGTGCACGTGCCGCTCCAGGTGCTCAACCAGGTCAACTCCGACGGCTTCGACTGGCAGATCCCCGGCCTGCGCGAGGAACTGATCACCGCGCTGATCCGCTCCCTGCCGAAGAACGTGCGCCGCAACTTCGTGCCCGCCCCCAACTACGCCAAGCAGGTGCTCGCCGGCGTCAAGCAGGGCGGCGAGCCGCTGCTGGAGGCCGTCGAACGCGAGCTGCTGCGCCTGACGGGCATCCGCGTGCCGCGCGACGCCTGGCAGCTCGACCAGGTGCCCGACCACCTGCGCATCACCTACCGGGTGATCGACGAGCGCAAGCGCACGGTGGCCGAGGACAAGGACCTCGACGCGCTCAAGCGCCGCCTGGCGCCCCGCCTGCGCCAGACGCTCTCTCAGGCCGGCGACGACCTGGAGCAGACCGGCCTGCACACCTGGAGCTTCGGCACCCTGCCCAAGGTCTTCGAGCAGGGCCGCATGAAGGGCTACCCGGCCCTGGTGGACGCGGGTGACTCCGTCTCCATCAAGATCTTCGAAACCCAGGCCGAGCAGCGCCGCTCCCACTGGCCCGGCGTCCGCCGCCTCCTCCTGCTCAACGTCACCAACCCGGCCAAGTCGCTGCTCGGCGGCCTGTCCAACCAGGCCAAGCTGGCCCTGTCGCGCAGCCCCCACGGCGGGGCGGTGGCCCTGTTCGACGACGTGGTCAACGCCGCCGTGGACAAGCTCATGCTCGACGCCGGCGGCCCCGCCTGGGACCCGGTCGGCTTCGACCGCCTCTACCAGCACGTGCGCGCCCACCTGTACGACACGGCGCGGGACGTGCTGGCCAGGGTGGAGCAGATCCTCAGCGTCTGGCACGAGTCGAACGTGCGCCTGGACGCGCTGCGGGCGAGCGCGGCGACGCAGGACGTGCGGGATCAGCTCGGCAAGCTGGTGTACAAGGGCTTCGTGACCGCCACGGGCTATCGCCGGCTGCCGGACCTCCTGCGCTACATCCGGGCCATCGACCGCCGCCTGACCAAGCTGCCCGAGGAGCCCTGGCGGGATCAGGAGTGGATGGATCGGGTGCACAAGGTCGAGGACGACTATCACGACGTGCTGGACCGGCTGCATCCGGCGCGGCGGGGGGACCCGGACGTGGTGGAGATCCGGTGGATGATCGAGGAGCTGAGGGTGAGCTTCTTCGCTCAGACGCTGGGGACGCCGACGCCCGTGTCGGAGAAGCGGATCGCGAAGGCGCTGGAGAAGCTCACGCCCTGA
- a CDS encoding Uma2 family endonuclease, whose translation MVAMAIEPPAAQPETAGEPMFQTTRELFDALPPLPGFRVELIEGNLLVSPLGSPEHSWRAADLHDALFPLRKERGWSGSPQGPGICIEGPRDSASPDYVLSPPDCNRWGNELLSSGVIMAAEIVSPSSIHTDRVAKLHLYALGKIPVYLLIDPIAQPPVVTVYSNLQDGEYRTATSVAMGKVICLPSPIDFELDTSMIRA comes from the coding sequence ATGGTGGCCATGGCGATCGAACCTCCGGCGGCCCAGCCCGAGACGGCCGGCGAGCCCATGTTCCAGACCACAAGAGAGTTGTTCGATGCCCTGCCCCCCCTCCCCGGCTTCCGGGTCGAGCTCATCGAAGGGAACCTGCTCGTGAGCCCGCTCGGCAGCCCGGAGCACTCCTGGAGGGCCGCAGACCTGCACGATGCCCTCTTTCCGCTGCGCAAGGAACGCGGCTGGAGCGGATCGCCCCAGGGTCCGGGCATCTGCATCGAAGGCCCCCGAGACTCGGCCTCCCCGGATTATGTGTTGAGCCCGCCCGACTGCAACCGATGGGGAAACGAACTGTTGTCATCCGGGGTCATCATGGCCGCCGAGATCGTCTCACCCAGCAGCATCCATACCGACCGCGTGGCCAAGCTGCATCTCTACGCGCTCGGCAAGATTCCGGTCTACCTTCTGATCGATCCGATCGCGCAGCCGCCGGTCGTCACCGTCTACAGCAACCTTCAAGACGGCGAATACCGCACGGCCACCTCCGTGGCGATGGGGAAGGTCATCTGCCTGCCCTCGCCCATCGACTTCGAGCTCGACACCTCCATGATCAGGGCGTGA